A stretch of the Takifugu flavidus isolate HTHZ2018 chromosome 1, ASM371156v2, whole genome shotgun sequence genome encodes the following:
- the LOC130530027 gene encoding matrix-remodeling-associated protein 5-like codes for MLQSVCVPVALMSCLVLLWPIDIQACPRSCNCYQTSEVHCTFRSLLTIPPGLPLHTQRINFGYNSITTIHNRSLAGLKKLELLMLHSNNLHYLPDAVFADLKSLQILKLSYNKLLEIPSSLTFSGLTSLLRLYLDHNLLQHIHPRALLQLPSLRLLRLQGNRLHQLHPHALCTLSLLNTYYFSTLRHLDLSNNSLTTLPRNSLATAPLLETLQLQDNPWSCDCRMNWLLTWILAHPGLMKCPGGPQCPICASPNSLKSQALLEQTELTCILPVIHSLGREIPLEAEISEIDSTESFIQPLGSASLELSDHLGNNIDLRCNITQPSQIQDNSLPEFSMASPAPLPLAVSLMLDCPVHRQGYEKLWRILAYYSETAVRLEREIMLSKAPSLAYRYRQTAETDGYYHSGVRASVKVRPQWLLQPAISIQLNRANSNGEKVQLIYSTRVLARLDLTSSSTSSPFSQPWVLISTKNTSTAFTAAAGHKAELFCPLLSSGNPKVHWILPDGSRHVPTYNSSNSRLQISASSLVLHKVQLLDAGIYYCVARTGRDVDVLPLRLRVEETSVPSSGEPIGLSVTSGVGEPVILTCKASGSPEPQTSWLLPDGNIVHQGVAATGGVTLYPNGSLLLPKPSRRDAGYYRCIAVNQYGSDALTTQLEVNSKHPPLLKMPFLRRPQSASGRSTKIRAPLLHEVGEGSGDENVEDQSLSGKKRQPRPPNSFPNRRYPGGNPQRHGPMRGPIRRGPLSSTDQRRNHVQNRFRVTKKKQRIDPQKWADLLAKIRQKTEHTSNNQTNRAENPKTQEVTSNNGKGHNDTKSDGGAETVMESEIEGSSADVSDLQEEGLQPIYPIFTETKTHSEVKTDAGIDSEIKNGVVMSTAMQTDVENSSEMKIQTENVGPQTAIVRNADSQKDDKSETISGTNRTLDKPIEGGERSSDSTIGPHKKRQRLLPNRVPNSQPQIPWNSRRRIGQRRRIMHRPGLRPLTPPQLHPRLSNTKSPTETAERPTEQPNLLLPSKTPSPVSLFTQNIYSGNAVEQNSWTPSVSYTVSLSTPKSVPPLVTSSPSSLTSVSPTHADRVTLRTEILEPTDFPQKPTRFDNKNEMTDVSDTSAKIHTYGIQTDTETQTVSGTHREKLERNSLNVPFVSHSSTFSSTFPTSISLSAVPIPSTTMAATEKITTSATTQNTPLSSTSITEMLWTTTSAPVTSHSDLSIITVPKQAIYSTTRMTMTPLPTVPSLSSTTVSPSTPAMTTTAAPTYRTFTSHTPATTSSAATDAPPFRTITSTTASYPTTVPTSIKTESASASVTITMATPTSAPSTSITTVIKTSSGVRTNVDRGRKPVSGGSTQGRLSTNWKNPGANSIPDSHSSRPRWPPSPPLPAAPRVPVLRSRPKIAEPHVRTVSFPAESTARLVCESEGEPKPFITWTKVATGAMMSIHSKAQRFEVLSNGTLVIHAVQLQDRGTYICSAHSFLGRDRSITTLDVWTRPPRMLVPSYRETTIHQGGELHLECRAEGVPTPLHSWVLPDRSVLTSAASSNSRITLDTNATLHISAILSRDRGLYRCVASNSAGAASATVHVYVSSLPPVMLLPREEHLLLSPGMPVYAHCSARGAPPPTLRWQIPNGTHVRPSQFLHDNLFVLPNGTLHIRKVGPKDSGNYECTASNAVGADKRTVRVKIEGLAESEISQGSATFDKSSSSSSLHNERNLSSSSRSSNPISSNRLSPLLPIVGTPGSPRTFYYPRQHNSTDYFATVSRTVTASPVHLPNIRPTNNTNNSLNSVNKTKNASSLPSDKRKATVLRPLPVSPFTKARIVSTSPSLTTVHYGRDLHLRCSVTGTPPPIVIWRTPSKKLVDMHFSFDRRLKVHSNGTLSVQAVTEKDAGDYLCITRNKVADDYRLLRVSVTTKPAKIERRQPLNHMVSLGKTLKVDCQASGLPDPIVHWKLPDGTMVNNVLQAQGQGGRAQKLTVFDNGTLLVPAIGAREEGEYTCYAQNQGGQDTMKVKVKVMMATPPTFSDDKNFNIVKVPQGNTAVIQCQAKGDPIPIITWFSPAHVAIPHRSRLYRERIAVLLDGSLEVHQARELDTGNYTCRASNSAGETNMVVGLRVETSNHGLSDQVGGRGWSPNVVPGISYNGVSRDSNINGGISQDGISKGVTGQTDRSNNDRNGNSARIRNNLPKTSVYTANRGFNPTFTRAGQNSFRQPGSGITTQLDSAVISFGFGRNIDVKNNQAGRSPNGPGLVSIKTPNSETSDTLSNQGTASGTGYHRKTSSNTLTTQNKPQIKNSTELTVSEVTLKKQALKGQSVLLPCPSEDSPPPRLAWILPSNGVLPAPYYGSRFTVYRNGSLELRNVRVSDSGTLTCVVRGTRHETKILVELEVSEFQEEIRSSQSGAGGGTHGPEGSSLSQSPQSTSRLVSPEKLHLKGPITQTPLKTESNSAPFPLPPPPHSIVPLTEPVVKSRTVPLVSITNGETLQLFCPLAQIQGHTQGSLSWTLPNGKILSLGESGDSGRYHVQENGTLTVLHTTVFDRGTYTCKYRSSNSLVSSITVPVIIIAYPPRITMGPSPLTYTRAGVTVELQCLTIATPRATITWETPDLTQMRVMGQTHLHGNRYLSPHGSLVIQNPTRRDSGVYKCTASNVIGVDTKMTYLHVL; via the exons ATGCtgcagagcgtgtgtgtgccgGTGGCTCTAATGAGTTGCCTAGTGCTTCTGTGGCCTATTGACATTCAGGCCTGTCCCCGGAGCTGCAACTGCTACCAGACCAGTGAAGTCCACTGCACCTTTCGATCCCTGCTCACCATACCTCCAGGCCTGCCCCTACACACACAGCGTATAAACTTTGG GTACAATAGCATCACCACGATCCACAACAGGTCACTGGCAGGATTGAAAAAGTTGGAGCTTCTGATGCTCCATAGCAACAACCTCCACTATCTTCCAGACGCTGTTTTTGCAGATCTGAAATCACTGCAG ATATTAAAGCTGAGCTACAACAAGCTTCTGGAGATCCCATCATCGCTGACCTTCTCTGGCCTGACCTCCCTGCTGCGCCTGTACTTGGATCACAACCTCCTCCAGCACATCCACCCCagggcgctgctgcagctgcctaGCCTGAGGCTGCTACGTCTGCAGGGGAACCGGCTGCATCAGCTGCACCCTCACGCCCTGTGCACACTCTCCCTCCTGAATACATATTACTTCTCTACTCTTAG ACATCTGGACCTTTCCAACAACAGTCTAACCACCCTCCCCAGAAACTCCTTGGCAACAGCGCCCCTGCTGGAGACTCTTCAATTGCAGGATAACCCATGGAGTTGTGACTGCAGAATGAACTGGCTCCTCACATGGATTCTAGCTCATCCAG GCTTAATGAAATGTCCCGGTGGCCCTCAGTGTCCAATCTGTGCTTCACCCAATTCTCTTAAGAGTCAGGCCTTACTTGAGCAGACTGAGCTCACATGTATTTTGCCTGTCATCCACTCATTGGGGAGGGAAATACCTTTGGAAGCCGAAATCAGTGAAATTGATTCAACTGAATCCTTTATACAGCCTTTAGGGTCTGCATCTCTGGAGCTGTCTGACCATCTGGGGAACAACATTGATCTGAGATGCAACATCACGCAGCCCTCTCAGATTCAGGACAATTCTCTTCCAGAATTCTCCATGGCATCACCCGCCCCTCTCCCCCTCGCTGTTTCACTCATGTTGGACTGCCCTGTGCATCGACAGGGCTATGAGAAACTTTGGAGGATCTTAGCTTACTACAGCGAGACGGCAGTTCGTCTGGAGAGGGAGATCATGCTGAGCAAAGCACCGTCATTAGCCTACCGCTacaggcagacagcagagacagatggatATTATCACAGTGGAGTCAGAGCTTCTGTGAAAGTCAGACCACAGTGGCTGTTACAGCCAGCCATTAGCATTCAGCTGAACAGAGCAAACTCCAATGGAGAGAAAGTCCAACTAATATATTCAACAAGAGTTTTGGCGCGTCTTGACCTGACTTCGTCCTCAACTTCATCACCTTTCTCACAACCATGGGTACTGATTTCAACTAAGAACACTTCCACGgcatttacagcagcagcaggccatAAGGCAGAGCTATTCTGCCCTCTTCTAAGTTCTGGTAACCCCAAAGTACATTGGATTCTCCCAGATGGATCCCGGCATGTTCCCACATACAATAGCTCAAATAGTAGGCTGCAGATATCAGCCTCCAGTTTAGTTTTACACAAAGTGCAGCTCTTGGATGCTGGGATCTACTACTGTGTAGCACGGACAGGCAGGGATGTAGATGTTCTTCCCCTACGCTTGAGAGTAGAGGAGACCTCTGTTCCATCATCAGGAGAACCAATTGGACTATCTGTCACTTCAGGGGTTGGGGAGCCCGTTATTCTCACTTGTAAGGCATCTGGTTCACCAGAACCTCAAACAAGTTGGCTGCTACCAGATGGAAATATAGTACATCAGGGAGTAGCTGCAACTGGTGGGGTCACTCTATACCCAAATGGAAGCCTCTTACTCCCTAAGCCCTCTCGCAGGGATGCTGGATATTACAGGTGCATAGCGGTCAACCAGTATGGGAGTGATGCACTAACCACACAGCTGGAAGTAAATTCAAAACACCCCCCTTTACTTAAAATGCCCTTTCTTAGAAGACCACAGTCAGCTTCTGGACGCTCTACCAAGATTAGAGCTCCATTACTTCATGAAGTGGGGGAAGGATCAGGAGATGAAAATGTAGAGGACCAATCTCTGTCTGGCAAAAAGAGGCAACCTAGACCTCCTAATTCTTTCCCGAACAGACGTTATCCAGGTGGAAACCCCCAAAGACATGGGCCAATGAGAGGCCCCATTAGAAGAGGTCCTCTGTCATCTACTGACCAAAGAAGGAACCACGTACAGAACAGATTCAGAGTtaccaaaaaaaagcaaaggatAGACCCACAGAAGTGGGCGGACCTCTTAGCTAAGATAAGACAAAAGACTGAGCACACTAGCAACAACCAAACCAATAGAGCTGAAAATCCCAAAACTCAAGAAGTTACCAGCAATAATGGAAAAGGACATAATGATACAAAGAGCGATGGGGGTGCAGAAACAGTAATGGAATCAGAAATTGAAGGGTCCTCTGCTGATGTCAGTGATTTACAAGAGGAAGGTCTACAACCCATTTATCCTATCttcacagaaacaaaaacacactcagAGGTAAAAACAGATGCTGGAATAGACTCGGAAATAAAGAATGGTGTAGTAATGTCAACGGCAATGCAGACAGATGTAGAGAACTCAAGTGAAATGAAGATTCAGACAGAAAATGTAGGTCCACAGACAGCGATAGTAAGAAATGCTGACAGTCAAAAGGACGACAAATCTGAGACAATCTCAGGGACAAACAGGACTCTGGATAAACCGATTGAAGGGGGTGAGCGATCATCAGATTCCACAATTGGGCCTCATAAAAAACGGCAGAGGCTCTTACCCAATAGAGTCCCAAATTCTCAACCCCAAATCCCTTGGAACTCTCGCAGGAGGAttggacagagaagaagaatcatGCACAGGCCTGGTTTGCGACCTCTAACTCCACCCCAACTTCACCCTCGACTTTCAAACACCAAGTCTCCAACTGAGACAGCTGAACGTCCAACTGAACAACCAAATCTGTTGCTGCCATCAAAAACACCATCTCCAGTTAGCTTGTTTACACAAAACATCTACAGTGGGAATGCTGTCGAGCAGAATTCTTGGACTCCCTCTGTTTCTTACACTGTAAGTCTCTCCACTCCAAAATCAGTCCCCCCTTTGGTgacttcctctccctcctctctcacctcaGTATCTCCCACACATGCAGACAGGGTGACTCTTCGAACTGAAATCCTAGAACCTACAGATTTCCCACAAAAACCCACTCGGTTTGATAACAAGAATGAAATGACAGATGTTTCAGACACAAGTGCCAAGATACATACATATGGTATACAGACAgatacagaaacacagacagtTTCAGGAACACACAGGGAAAAGCTGGAGAGGAATTCACTGAATGTACCATTTGTGTCCCAttcctccactttctcctctACCTTTCCTACTTCAATCAGTCTCTCTGCAGTTCCTATTCCCTCTACAACTATGGCAGCTACTGAAAAAATCACAACTTCAGCTACTACTCAAAACACTCCGCTTAGCAGTACTTCAATTACTGAGATGCTTTGGACAACCACATCTGCTCCAGTGACATCACATTCTGATTTATCTATCATAACTGTACCTAAACAAGCAATTTATAGCACTACCAGGATGACCATGACTCCTCTCCCCACTGTACCCAGTCTTTCATCAACTACTGTTAGTCCATCAACCCCTGCAATGACAACCACTGCTGCACCCACATACCGCACTTTTACTTCACATACCCCTGCCACAACTTCTagtgctgctactgatgctccTCCATTCCGCACTATTACTTCTACAACTGCCTCTTACCCAACAACTGTCCCGACTTCTATAAAAACTGAATCTGCCTCAGCATCTGTAACCATAACAATGGCAACACCAACCAGTGCACCTTCAACTAGCATCACAACAGTAATCAAAACATCATCTGGGGTGAGGACAAATGTTGACCGGGGACGGAAGCCTGTTTCTGGAGGTTCAACCCAAGGTCGATTGTCAACTAACTGGAAGAACCCAGGAGCTAATTCTATTCCTGATTCACACAGCAGCCGGCCACGAtggcccccctcccctccactccctGCAGCCCCTCGG GTCCCGGTTTTGAGGTCAAGACCGAAGATAGCAGAGCCTCACGTCAGGACAGTGTCTTTCCCAGCAGAAAGCACCGCTAGACTGGTCTGTGAATCTGAAGGGGAGCCAAAGCCTTTCATCACATGGACCAAAGTTGCTACAG GAGCCATGATGTCAATCCACTCCAAAGCTCAGCGTTTTGAGGTGCTGTCTAATGGCACCCTTGTCATCCATGCTGTTCAGCTGCAGGACAGGGGCACATACATCTGCAGTGCCCACAGCTTCCTGGGTCGTGACAG ATCAATAACCACCCTGGATGTGTGGACCCGTCCTCCTCGAATGCTGGTGCCCAGCTACAGGGAAACTACCATTCATCAGGGTGGAGAACTACACCTTGAATGCCGGGCAGAGGGCGTTCCTACCCCCCTGCATTCTTGGGTTCTACCAGATCGTTCTGTCTTGACGTCCGCTGCTTCTTCAAATAGTCGTATCACTCTGGACACAAATGCAACACTCCATATCTCTGCAATTTTATCGCGTGATCGTGGATTGTATCGCTGCGTAGCTTCAAATTCAGCAGGTGCGGCAAGCGCTACGGTTCACGTTTACGTGTCCTCGCTGCCCCCAGTGATGCTGCTCCCCAGAGAGGAACACCTGCTCTTGTCTCCAGGGATGCCTGTTTATGCTCACTGCTCTGCCCGAGGTGCCCCGCCACCAACTCTGCGCTGGCAAATCCCAAATGGGACTCATGTTCGCCCATCACAGTTTCTTCATGATAACCTTTTTGTCTTGCCCAATGGGACACTTCATATTCGAAAAGTTGGGCCCAAGGACTCTGGAAATTATGAGTGCACAGCAAGTAATGCTGTCGGAGCTGATAAGAGAACTGTGAGGGTAAAAATTGAAGGGTTGGCAGAAAGTGAAATAAGTCAGGGAAGCGCAACTTTCGACaagtcatcttcatcatcatccctccatAATGAAAGAAATTTGTCCTCCTCCAGTCGCTCCTCCAATCCAATTAGCTCTAACAGACTTTCTCCTTTATTGCCTATCGTTGGCACCCCTGGATCTCCTCGCACATTTTATTACCCCCGCCAACACAATTCTACTGACTATTTTGCTACAGTCAGTAGAACCGTCACTGCCTCCCCTGTGCATCTCCCCAACATCAGACccacaaataacacaaacaaTTCACTGAACagtgtaaacaaaacaaaaaatgcttCCTCTCTCCCATCTGACAAAAGAAAAGCGACAGTTTTACGTCCTTTGCCTGTCTCCCCCTTCACTAAAGCTCGGATTGTCTCCACCTCACCTTCCCTCACTACTGTTCACTATGGCAGGGATTTACACCTTCGATGTTCTGTAACAGGAACCCCACCACCTATTGTCATTTGGAGGACCCCGAGCAAAAAGCTGGTGGACATGCACTTCAG TTTTGACCGACGCTTGAAGGTGCATTCAAACGGCACCCTGTCAGTCCAGGCAGTAACAGAAAAGGATGCTGGAGACTACTTGTGTATCACACGGAACAAAGTCGCAGATGATTACCGCCTCCTGCGAGTCTCTGTCACAACAAAGCCTGCCAAGATAGAACGCAGGCAACCGCTCAATCACATGGTGTCATTAGGAAAAACACTAAAG GTTGACTGCCAGGCCTCAGGGCTCCCTGATCCAATTGTCCATTGGAAACTACCAGATGGAACCATGGTGAATAATGTGTTGCAGGCACAGGGGCAAGGAGGGCGAGCACAAAAGTTGACTGTGTTTGACAATGGTACATTATTAGTGCCTGCCATAGGTGCTCGAGAAGAAGGCGAGTATACCTGCTATGCTCAAAATCAAGGAGGTCAAGACACCATGAAG GTCAAAGTAAAGGTAATGATGGCTACTCCTCCAACATTCAGCGATGACAAGAACTTCAACATTGTGAAAGTCCCCCAAGGAAACACAGCTGTAATTCAGTGCCAAGCCAAAGGAGATCCCATCCCAATAATCACATGGTTTTCCCCAGCCCATGTTGCAATCCCACATCGATCTAGACTTTATCGAGAGCGTATTGCTGTGCTTTTAGATGGATCTCTTGAGGTGCACCAGGCTCGGGAGCTTGACACAGGAAACTATACGTGTCGAGCAAGTAACTCAGCTGGAGAAACAAACATGGTTGTGGGCCTGCGGGTAGAGACTTCTAACCATGGACTGAGTGACCAGGTGGGGGGAAGGGGTTGGAGTCCTAATGTGGTGCCCGGTATTAGTTATAATGGTGTATCCAGGGACAGCAATATTAATGGTGGAATATCACAGGATGGAATTAGCAAAGGTGTCACAGGTCAAACTGATAGGAGCAACAATGACAGAAATGGTAACAGTGCCAGGATAAGAAACAATTTACCTAAAACTAGTGTATATACAGCAAATAGAGGGTTTAATCCTACCTTTACGAGGGCTGGTCAAAACAGTTTCAGGCAGCCTGGAAGTGGAATCACAACTCAACTCGACAGCGCTGTAATTAGCTTTGGCTTCGGTAGGAACATAGATGTTAAAAACAATCAGGCGGGGAGGAGTCCAAATGGGCCTGGACTGGTGAGTATTAAGACTCCAAATTCAGAAACCAGCGACACTCTGTCTAATCAAGGTACTGCTAGTGGCACTGGTTACCACAGGAAAACCTCAAGTAATACACTTACAACTCAGAATAAACCCCAGATCAAAAATTCGACAGAGTTAACTGTGAGTGAGGTGACACTGAAGAAGCAAGCCCTCAAGGGACAATCTGTTCTTTTACCATGCCCCTCAGAAGACTCCCCACCACCACGCCTGGCCTGGATTTTACCCAGTAATGGTGTCTTACCTGCTCCCTACTATGGCAGCAGATTTACAGTTTACAGAAATGGCTCACTGGAGTTACGCAATGTCCGGGTGAGTGACTCAGGAACCTTGACCTGTGTGGTTAGAGGTACAAGGCATGAGACTAAGATACTAGTAGAGTTGGAAGTGTCTGAGTTTCAGGAGGAAATCAGGTCTTCACAAAGTGGAGCGGGAGGAGGAACACATGGTCCAGAAGGTTCTAGTCTATCTCAGTCTCCTCAGTCCACCTCAAGGTTAGTATCACCTGAGAAGCTTCATTTAAAAGGTCCAATTACTCAGACACCTTTAAAAACAGAGTCAAATTCTGCACCTTTCCCACTGCCCCCACCACCTCACTCAATTGTTCCACTTACAGAACCAGTAGTAAAATCCAGAACAGTTCCCCTTGTGAGTATTACTAATGGGGAGACCCTTCAGCTGTTTTGCCCTTTGGCTCAAATCCAAGGGCACACCCAAGGATCTCTTTCATGGACCTTGCCCAATGGTAAAATACTGTCCTTGGGTGAGAGTGGAGACTCGGGGCGGTACCACGTCCAAGAGAATGGAACGCTGACAGTGCTACATACTACAGTATTTGACAGAGGCACTTACACATGCAAGTACAGGAGTTCTAACTCTTTGGTTTCATCCATCACAGTTCCCGTTATTATCATTGCATACCCACCACGCATAACAATGGGCCCTTCTCCACTCACCTACACGCGTGCCGGGGTTACTGTAGAGCTGCAATGCCTAACCATAGCAACACCACGGGCAACAATTACTTGGGAAACACCAGATTTGACCCAAATGAGGGTAATGGGTCAGACACACCTACATGGCAACCGCTACCTTAGTCCTCATGGTTCGCTGGTAATACAGAATCCGACACGTAGGGATAGCGGAGTTTACAAGTGCACTGCCAGCAATGTAATAGGAGTGGACACCAAGATGACCTACCTGCATGTTTTATAA